A stretch of the Pedobacter sp. MC2016-14 genome encodes the following:
- a CDS encoding NADP-dependent malic enzyme has protein sequence MSKTNRKQDALDYHSQGRPGKIEVVPSKPTNSQRDLALAYSPGVAEPCLEIHKNPDDVYKYTAKGNLVAVISNGTAVLGLGDIGPAASKPVMEGKGLLFKIFADIDVFDLELKTESVDEFVNVVKALEPTFGGVNLEDIAAPMCFEIERRLKEEMNIPVMHDDQHGTAIITSAALINACELQGKKLDKIKLVVSGAGAAAVSCIKLYLKLGVKKENMLVFDKDGIVNTDRTDLDPIRMDFATTRKDITTTAQAMKGADVFLGLSAANIVSAEMVQSMAKNPIVFALANPNPEIAYDVAINCRKDIIMATGRSDFPNQVNNVLGFPYIFRGALDVRATSINEEMKIAAVKAIAELTKLPVPEIVNLAYNAKNLKFGKNYIIPKPIDSRLITTVSTAVAKAAMESGVARKQITDWNAYQEELQVRLGADDKIMRNIASKAKSDPKRVVFAEADNYKILKAAQIVKDDNIAIPILLGNKEAIQAIIEENALELEGVEIIDPLLEPARLNKYAESLFQKRQRKGVTLYEASKLMRDRNYFGASMVEFGEADAMISGLTKNYAAIVKPALQVIGTEAGINRVAGMYMMMTKKGPVFFGDTTVNVDPTVDELVDLTLLMDSSVRKFNINPRIAVLSYSNFGSNDGFIPDKTRQAVKILHEQHPHVLVDGEMQGNFAINNELLKDNFPFSRLADAPANTLVFPNLESGNIAYKLLQELGGAEAVGPILLGMKKPVHIVQLGSSVREIVNMVTIAVLDVQVKEKEAGEKKTGILKRTVKK, from the coding sequence ATGAGTAAGACGAATAGGAAGCAAGACGCTTTAGACTACCATTCTCAAGGAAGGCCGGGAAAAATTGAGGTTGTTCCTTCCAAACCTACCAATTCACAAAGAGATTTAGCGCTGGCTTATTCTCCAGGAGTTGCAGAACCCTGCCTGGAAATTCATAAAAACCCGGACGATGTATATAAATATACCGCCAAGGGTAACTTAGTAGCTGTAATTAGCAATGGTACTGCAGTACTTGGATTGGGTGACATTGGTCCGGCTGCAAGTAAACCTGTAATGGAGGGTAAAGGATTGTTGTTCAAAATCTTTGCTGATATCGACGTTTTTGACCTGGAACTGAAAACGGAGAGTGTAGATGAATTTGTAAATGTAGTGAAAGCCCTGGAACCTACTTTTGGAGGGGTAAACCTGGAAGATATTGCTGCACCAATGTGTTTTGAAATTGAGCGCCGCTTAAAAGAAGAAATGAACATTCCGGTGATGCACGATGACCAGCACGGTACGGCCATCATCACCAGTGCTGCTTTGATTAATGCTTGTGAGCTACAGGGCAAAAAACTGGATAAAATAAAACTGGTAGTGAGCGGAGCAGGTGCTGCTGCGGTTTCCTGCATCAAATTATATTTAAAATTAGGCGTTAAAAAGGAGAACATGCTGGTGTTTGATAAGGATGGTATTGTAAATACCGACCGTACCGACCTTGATCCGATACGCATGGATTTTGCTACGACAAGAAAAGACATCACCACAACGGCCCAGGCCATGAAAGGTGCTGATGTTTTTCTGGGTCTTTCTGCAGCGAATATTGTATCTGCCGAAATGGTGCAGAGCATGGCTAAAAACCCAATTGTTTTTGCTTTGGCTAATCCTAATCCGGAGATTGCTTATGATGTGGCCATCAACTGCCGTAAAGACATCATTATGGCTACTGGCCGCTCTGATTTCCCTAACCAGGTAAATAATGTATTGGGTTTCCCTTATATTTTTAGGGGTGCACTTGATGTGAGGGCAACTTCTATTAATGAGGAAATGAAAATTGCCGCGGTTAAGGCCATTGCAGAACTCACTAAACTGCCGGTACCAGAAATTGTAAACCTGGCTTACAATGCCAAAAACCTTAAATTTGGTAAAAACTATATCATCCCTAAACCTATTGACTCGCGCTTAATTACCACTGTAAGTACAGCTGTGGCTAAGGCAGCAATGGAATCTGGTGTGGCGCGCAAGCAAATTACCGATTGGAATGCATACCAGGAAGAATTGCAGGTGAGACTGGGTGCAGATGATAAGATTATGAGGAACATTGCCAGCAAAGCCAAATCTGATCCTAAACGGGTTGTTTTTGCTGAGGCTGATAATTATAAAATTTTAAAAGCTGCGCAGATTGTTAAGGACGATAACATTGCCATTCCAATTCTATTGGGCAATAAGGAAGCCATACAAGCCATCATTGAAGAAAATGCACTGGAACTGGAAGGTGTAGAAATTATTGATCCACTGTTGGAACCTGCACGTTTAAATAAATATGCCGAATCCTTATTCCAGAAACGCCAGAGAAAAGGAGTGACTTTATACGAAGCTTCTAAGTTGATGCGCGACAGGAACTACTTTGGTGCTTCTATGGTAGAGTTTGGCGAAGCAGATGCCATGATTTCTGGTTTGACTAAAAACTATGCCGCCATTGTAAAGCCTGCTTTACAGGTAATTGGTACGGAAGCAGGAATAAACCGTGTTGCGGGAATGTACATGATGATGACCAAAAAAGGTCCTGTCTTTTTTGGGGATACCACGGTTAATGTAGATCCTACTGTTGATGAACTGGTAGATTTAACTTTGTTAATGGATAGTTCTGTGCGCAAGTTTAACATTAACCCAAGGATTGCGGTACTTTCGTATTCTAACTTTGGTTCTAACGATGGGTTTATACCTGATAAAACGAGACAGGCCGTAAAGATTTTGCATGAGCAACATCCGCATGTTTTAGTGGATGGAGAGATGCAGGGTAACTTTGCCATCAACAATGAACTCTTGAAAGATAACTTTCCTTTTAGTAGATTAGCAGATGCACCGGCAAATACGCTTGTATTCCCTAATTTGGAGTCTGGAAACATTGCTTATAAACTTTTACAGGAGCTTGGCGGTGCGGAAGCGGTTGGTCCAATACTTTTAGGAATGAAAAAGCCTGTTCATATTGTTCAGTTAGGGAGTTCTGTACGTGAAATTGTGAACATGGTTACCATTGCGGTACTGGATGTACAGGTAAAGGAAAAAGAGGCCGGAGAGAAAAAGACCGGCATATTGAAAAGAACAGTTAAGAAATAA
- the gatA gene encoding Asp-tRNA(Asn)/Glu-tRNA(Gln) amidotransferase subunit GatA: protein MKKYHALEEIQELIASKELSLPDLLEYYFSRIETEKHLNAFNEVFFYSAREQAKLVQEKMEKGTAGKLAGMVIGLKDNISYLGHKVTASSKMLENFVSPYSATVVERLLKEDAVIIGRLNCDEFAMGGSNETSYYGPVKNAADPLRVAGGSSGGSAVAVQADLCLAALGTDTGGSVRQPAAFCGCIGLKPTYGRISRYGVIAYASSFDQVGTLTSSVSDAALLLEVLAGSDEHDSTVSTKQVPAYTEALKEQLKPQRIAVLKETLENEAVDPAVKAAILDAIEAFKQQGHTVDYVSFDLLDYLVPAYYVLTAAEASSNLSRYDGVHYGHRNTEAKNLNELYKLSRAEGFGEEVKRRILLGTFVLSAGYYDAYYQKAQKVRMLIRQKMETLLESYDVVLTPVAPTAAFKIGENIQDALVMYMADIFTVLASLTGIPAIAIPLGNNKEGLPLSLQLMTKHFEEAALLSLAESFLKKG from the coding sequence TTGAAGAAGTATCACGCTCTTGAAGAGATTCAGGAACTAATCGCATCAAAGGAACTTAGTTTACCTGATTTACTTGAGTACTATTTTAGCCGGATAGAGACAGAAAAACACCTCAATGCTTTTAATGAGGTGTTTTTTTATTCTGCCCGTGAGCAGGCCAAACTGGTACAGGAAAAAATGGAAAAGGGTACTGCCGGCAAACTGGCAGGAATGGTTATTGGGCTTAAAGATAACATCAGTTACCTTGGCCATAAAGTAACCGCCTCTTCCAAAATGCTGGAAAACTTTGTGTCGCCTTATTCTGCCACAGTTGTGGAAAGGTTACTGAAGGAAGATGCCGTAATTATTGGCCGCCTCAATTGTGACGAGTTTGCAATGGGTGGGTCTAACGAGACTTCTTATTATGGTCCGGTAAAGAATGCTGCTGATCCTTTAAGGGTGGCCGGTGGTTCTTCTGGTGGTTCTGCAGTGGCTGTGCAAGCAGATCTTTGCCTTGCCGCCTTAGGCACTGATACTGGTGGCTCTGTAAGGCAACCTGCTGCTTTTTGTGGCTGTATAGGTCTAAAACCTACTTATGGACGCATTTCGAGGTATGGGGTAATTGCTTATGCCTCATCTTTTGATCAGGTAGGTACACTAACTTCTTCGGTTTCTGATGCTGCTTTATTACTGGAAGTGCTGGCTGGAAGTGATGAGCACGACAGTACAGTTTCTACAAAGCAAGTCCCTGCCTATACCGAAGCGCTGAAAGAACAACTTAAACCGCAAAGAATTGCGGTACTTAAAGAGACCTTAGAGAATGAGGCTGTTGATCCTGCGGTTAAAGCGGCTATTCTGGATGCTATTGAAGCCTTTAAGCAGCAAGGCCACACGGTAGATTATGTTTCATTTGACCTGCTGGATTATCTGGTGCCAGCCTATTATGTGCTTACCGCCGCTGAAGCGTCTTCCAATTTATCAAGATACGATGGTGTGCATTATGGACACCGCAATACGGAAGCAAAAAACCTCAACGAATTGTATAAACTATCCAGGGCCGAAGGCTTTGGTGAGGAGGTGAAAAGACGCATACTATTGGGCACTTTTGTGTTGAGCGCAGGATATTATGATGCCTATTACCAGAAAGCGCAAAAAGTACGGATGCTAATCAGGCAGAAAATGGAAACATTGCTTGAAAGCTACGATGTGGTATTAACACCGGTTGCACCTACAGCAGCATTTAAAATAGGTGAAAATATACAGGATGCGCTGGTGATGTATATGGCTGATATTTTTACGGTATTGGCCTCATTAACAGGAATTCCGGCTATCGCAATTCCACTGGGCAATAATAAAGAAGGTTTACCGTTAAGCTTACAGTTAATGACCAAACACTTTGAAGAAGCGGCCCTGCTATCCCTTGCGGAGAGCTTTTTGAAAAAGGGATAA
- the ruvA gene encoding Holliday junction branch migration protein RuvA — protein MYAYIDGKLTFKCPAYIVVEAGGVGYHINISLNTYSLLGDAERCKVYTWLHVKEDAHTLYGFMDEGERRLFLHLISVSGIGPNTGRMMLSSITPAEIQTAIVQADLTLIQRIKGIGAKSAQRLVLELQDKLKKEGTGSLISVPLNHTVREEALSALVMLGFAKLPAEKAIDSAIKINGPDLTVEQMIKIALKNL, from the coding sequence ATGTACGCCTATATTGATGGTAAGTTAACTTTTAAATGCCCTGCATACATTGTGGTAGAAGCCGGAGGTGTGGGTTATCACATCAATATTTCTTTGAATACCTATTCGCTTTTGGGTGATGCGGAACGCTGCAAGGTATATACCTGGCTGCACGTTAAGGAAGATGCGCACACTTTGTATGGATTTATGGATGAAGGTGAGCGCAGGTTATTTTTACACCTGATTTCAGTTTCTGGAATAGGCCCTAACACTGGCAGAATGATGTTGAGCTCTATTACGCCGGCAGAGATTCAGACAGCCATTGTACAGGCAGATTTAACGCTGATACAGCGCATCAAAGGCATAGGTGCAAAATCTGCACAGCGATTGGTGCTGGAATTACAAGATAAATTAAAAAAGGAAGGTACCGGTTCATTGATCTCGGTACCTTTAAATCATACCGTTAGGGAAGAGGCTCTATCTGCTTTAGTGATGCTTGGGTTTGCTAAGTTACCTGCAGAAAAGGCAATAGATTCTGCCATCAAAATCAATGGCCCAGACTTAACTGTAGAGCAGATGATTAAGATAGCTTTAAAGAACTTATAA
- a CDS encoding lytic transglycosylase domain-containing protein: MKKSLLRPLYILIFSLLLPGFVAAQQDSLTVPLLLEQPSFYNYNFLYKKRLDSIQKMVPLPYNEFVQKYIDIYSSRKDMFGKMLGLSSYYFPIFEQALKSYNIPEEIKYLPIIESAMDPLAVSRTGATGLWQFMYTTAKGYRLTMDEFIDERRDPLMASNAAAAYFRDSYADLGDWLLCLAAYNCGKGAVTRAMAKAGSKDFWVIRPFLPLETRNYVPAFIAAVYMMNCAKAHQVNAQQCPMILKTDVLLVDHHVSLPLLAQALDVEESILCGLNPGYKKKIVNGSVASPKRLIMPKASLANFALVYEVLNSGSNVPLVPEPGKKYISYKPGASQAQSASGKM; this comes from the coding sequence ATGAAGAAAAGCTTACTAAGGCCCTTGTATATTTTGATCTTTAGCCTGCTGCTGCCAGGCTTTGTTGCCGCCCAGCAGGATAGTTTAACTGTACCGCTACTTCTGGAACAGCCTTCTTTTTACAATTATAATTTCCTGTACAAAAAGCGCCTGGATTCCATCCAGAAAATGGTTCCACTGCCCTATAATGAATTTGTACAGAAATATATTGATATCTATAGCAGTCGAAAAGACATGTTCGGGAAAATGCTGGGGCTGTCCAGTTACTATTTTCCAATATTTGAGCAAGCCTTAAAATCATACAATATTCCGGAGGAAATTAAATATCTGCCCATCATTGAATCGGCAATGGACCCATTGGCAGTATCGCGCACCGGCGCCACTGGTTTATGGCAGTTTATGTATACCACGGCCAAAGGATACCGGCTAACCATGGATGAATTTATTGATGAGCGAAGAGATCCTTTAATGGCAAGTAACGCTGCGGCGGCATATTTTAGGGATTCTTACGCCGATTTGGGCGACTGGTTGTTGTGTCTTGCGGCATATAATTGTGGTAAAGGGGCGGTAACACGGGCTATGGCAAAGGCCGGATCTAAAGATTTTTGGGTTATCAGGCCTTTTCTTCCATTGGAAACCAGGAATTATGTGCCTGCTTTTATTGCCGCAGTGTACATGATGAACTGTGCCAAAGCGCACCAGGTAAATGCGCAGCAATGCCCCATGATTTTGAAGACAGATGTTTTACTGGTAGATCATCATGTATCCTTGCCACTGCTTGCTCAAGCGCTTGATGTAGAGGAAAGTATCCTTTGCGGGCTTAATCCGGGTTATAAAAAAAAGATTGTAAATGGCTCTGTGGCGTCGCCAAAAAGACTAATTATGCCCAAAGCCAGTCTGGCAAATTTTGCCTTGGTATACGAAGTTTTAAACTCAGGAAGCAATGTGCCCCTGGTACCAGAGCCCGGCAAAAAATATATTTCTTATAAACCTGGCGCCAGCCAGGCTCAGTCTGCAAGCGGTAAGATGTAG